In Rahnella variigena, one DNA window encodes the following:
- a CDS encoding helix-turn-helix domain-containing protein has protein sequence MTTNYPPNISFPFQDWHPADIIAALRKKGTTLAAVSRAAGLGSSTLSNALSRPWPKGELLIGQAIGVPPSTIWPSRYFNPVTMEFVERPLRPAYKRAATSE, from the coding sequence ATGACCACAAACTATCCACCCAACATATCTTTTCCTTTTCAGGACTGGCACCCTGCCGACATTATTGCGGCACTGCGCAAAAAAGGTACCACTCTGGCCGCAGTATCACGCGCGGCAGGGCTGGGCTCATCCACTTTGTCTAATGCCTTGTCCCGCCCGTGGCCAAAAGGCGAATTGTTGATCGGTCAGGCAATTGGAGTTCCTCCCTCCACGATTTGGCCTAGTCGTTACTTTAATCCAGTCACAATGGAGTTTGTTGAAAGGCCTTTAAGGCCTGCATACAAAAGAGCGGCTACCTCTGAATAG
- a CDS encoding pirin family protein → MIEQRLSEQRGLGDHGWLHSRHTFSFASYWDPKQVGFSDLLVINDDQVAAGRGFGAHPHSNMEIISYVLEGALAHKDSMGTGSVIVPGDVQLMSAGSGVTHSEFNHSGDESVHFLQIWIVPAENGTEPGYQQVSVPEADKRGQFRLIVSPKGDKGSLTVRQDMKIYAGFFDGAEQATVDLDPNRYAYIHVARGSIKVNGIEFRTGDGARVRQEDKLTFTDGDQAEVLLFDLRPVEVNHPTR, encoded by the coding sequence ATGATCGAACAACGTCTCTCTGAACAACGCGGCTTAGGTGACCACGGCTGGTTGCATTCCCGTCACACCTTCTCTTTCGCCAGTTACTGGGATCCAAAACAGGTCGGTTTCTCAGACCTGCTGGTTATCAACGATGATCAGGTGGCAGCGGGACGCGGCTTTGGCGCGCATCCTCACAGCAACATGGAAATCATTTCTTATGTGCTGGAAGGCGCACTGGCGCATAAAGATTCGATGGGTACTGGTTCAGTGATCGTCCCGGGGGATGTACAGCTGATGAGCGCGGGCTCCGGCGTGACGCACAGTGAGTTCAACCACTCCGGCGACGAAAGCGTGCATTTTCTGCAAATCTGGATTGTGCCAGCGGAAAACGGCACCGAACCGGGTTATCAGCAGGTGTCTGTCCCTGAAGCAGACAAACGCGGTCAGTTCCGCCTGATCGTCTCGCCAAAAGGTGACAAGGGCTCGCTGACCGTTCGTCAGGATATGAAGATTTACGCAGGTTTCTTCGATGGCGCGGAACAGGCGACAGTTGATCTTGACCCGAACCGTTATGCCTATATTCATGTAGCACGCGGCAGCATTAAAGTGAACGGTATCGAGTTCAGAACCGGCGACGGTGCGCGGGTTCGTCAGGAAGATAAACTGACCTTTACCGACGGAGATCAGGCAGAAGTATTGCTGTTTGATTTGCGTCCGGTAGAAGTGAATCATCCAACCCGTTGA
- a CDS encoding fimbrial biogenesis chaperone codes for MFKYLLLPMLVIMSSNSFAGLSVGATRVIYNGNMKEASLSIKNTEDSSVYLIRSWISSDNAGEKIPFVITPPLFRIEPGQDNTVRITQTSSSLAQDKESVYWLNTLAIPPATKEKNSLQFSINTRIKLIYRPTTLNNKEAIAKAYQQITITRSGSTLTANNPTPYYVNMTKVSVNGKELKAGYMVPPKSSLEISNAPAGNSINWQAINDFGGLTEKVNASI; via the coding sequence ATGTTCAAATATTTATTACTCCCAATGTTAGTCATCATGTCCAGCAATTCCTTTGCTGGATTATCGGTAGGTGCCACCCGCGTTATTTATAATGGCAATATGAAAGAGGCTTCGCTTTCCATAAAGAACACAGAAGACTCGAGTGTTTACCTAATTCGTTCCTGGATAAGTTCTGACAATGCGGGCGAGAAGATACCCTTTGTTATCACTCCGCCATTGTTCCGCATCGAGCCTGGCCAGGATAACACCGTCCGTATTACCCAGACTTCGTCATCATTAGCGCAGGATAAAGAGTCTGTTTATTGGCTTAATACGTTGGCTATTCCCCCTGCTACAAAAGAAAAGAATTCCCTGCAGTTCTCGATTAACACACGTATCAAACTGATCTACCGACCGACAACACTGAATAACAAAGAGGCGATTGCCAAAGCGTATCAGCAGATCACCATCACCCGCTCAGGTAGTACCTTAACCGCCAACAATCCTACACCGTATTATGTCAACATGACAAAAGTCAGCGTGAACGGTAAAGAGCTGAAGGCAGGATATATGGTTCCGCCAAAATCTTCGTTGGAGATTAGTAATGCTCCGGCGGGGAATAGCATCAACTGGCAAGCGATTAATGATTTCGGCGGATTAACAGAAAAAGTCAACGCATCAATTTAA
- a CDS encoding CopD family protein — protein MIHEWLNTLHLIAGMLWTGGLLALALVSVVFRSAGTGANDGLRALAVTVQKWNRCITSPAMILLWVAGIWMIVSHGQFPHAWLLIKMVVVLVLSALHGLLSGNLRRLASGQPAKDFALVRKAGTVIVIGVIIIGIMAIIRPF, from the coding sequence ATGATTCATGAATGGCTGAACACCTTACATCTTATTGCTGGCATGTTATGGACTGGCGGGTTGCTGGCGCTGGCATTAGTCAGCGTGGTGTTTCGCAGTGCGGGAACCGGCGCAAACGACGGGCTGCGGGCGCTGGCCGTCACCGTGCAAAAATGGAACCGCTGTATTACCAGTCCGGCGATGATCCTGCTGTGGGTGGCGGGGATCTGGATGATTGTCAGTCACGGCCAGTTCCCGCACGCCTGGCTGCTGATCAAAATGGTGGTGGTGCTGGTGCTTTCCGCGCTGCACGGTCTGCTTTCCGGCAACTTACGTCGTCTCGCCAGCGGTCAGCCCGCGAAAGATTTTGCGCTGGTGCGCAAAGCCGGAACTGTGATTGTCATTGGCGTCATCATCATCGGCATTATGGCCATCATCCGGCCTTTCTAA
- a CDS encoding fimbrial protein: MVAAMGAYAEDTGTVSISGTFIIKLNSCPADLSAQVQFNGQTSSYENLVVVGSSMTSNSGMIIKDQAGVVLTPNAMDTSESQALISDNNELKYTVGLTKTKNNVVAGPFSNSVTYVISYQ, translated from the coding sequence ATGGTTGCTGCAATGGGTGCATACGCAGAAGACACCGGTACCGTTTCGATTTCCGGCACTTTTATTATTAAGCTGAACAGTTGCCCTGCAGATCTTTCCGCACAAGTTCAATTTAACGGGCAAACTTCTTCTTATGAAAATCTTGTTGTCGTAGGCTCTAGCATGACAAGTAACTCAGGTATGATTATTAAAGATCAGGCTGGTGTTGTGCTTACCCCTAACGCAATGGATACTTCTGAAAGCCAGGCATTAATTTCAGACAACAATGAGTTGAAATATACTGTAGGTCTGACTAAGACTAAAAACAACGTTGTTGCGGGTCCATTTAGTAACTCCGTTACTTACGTTATCAGCTACCAGTAA
- a CDS encoding NAD(P)-dependent alcohol dehydrogenase: MKTVGFAAYDPKKPLAPYAFERRGLRDNDVAMEILYCGVCHSDLHTARNDWGWSYYPIVPGHEIVGRVTQTGSQVSRYKIGDHVAVGCMVDSCQECDQCKKGEEQLCREGNTGTYAGYDRFTKEPTQGGYSKHLVVREEFCLRMPEGLDLSKAAPLLCAGITTWSPLKTWNVKPGSRVGVIGLGGLGHMAVKLAVGLGADVTVVSRSNAKEADALALGANRLLVSADSDAMAQAHDHFDLIIDTVPVKHDVTPYLPLLDVDGTLVLVGQVGPMDEFNTVPLLLGRRRVAGSPIGGIRETQEMLDFCAEKNILPDCEMIRMDEINEAFERMEKADVRYRFVIDMASLDAPATV, translated from the coding sequence ATGAAAACTGTTGGATTTGCGGCCTACGATCCTAAAAAACCGCTTGCTCCGTACGCCTTTGAGCGTCGCGGCCTGCGTGATAACGATGTGGCAATGGAAATTCTGTACTGCGGTGTCTGCCATTCAGATTTGCATACGGCGAGAAATGACTGGGGCTGGAGCTATTATCCGATTGTTCCCGGCCATGAAATTGTCGGACGCGTAACGCAGACTGGCAGCCAGGTCAGCCGGTACAAGATTGGCGATCATGTCGCGGTTGGTTGCATGGTGGACAGCTGTCAGGAATGCGATCAGTGTAAAAAAGGCGAAGAACAGCTGTGTCGTGAAGGGAATACCGGGACGTACGCCGGTTATGACCGTTTCACCAAAGAACCGACACAGGGCGGATATTCCAAGCATTTAGTGGTGCGCGAAGAGTTCTGTCTGCGTATGCCGGAAGGGTTAGATCTCTCCAAAGCTGCGCCATTGCTGTGTGCCGGGATCACCACCTGGTCGCCGCTCAAAACCTGGAACGTCAAACCGGGCAGCCGTGTGGGCGTGATTGGTCTGGGTGGTCTGGGTCATATGGCGGTGAAACTGGCGGTCGGTCTGGGTGCGGATGTCACCGTGGTCAGCCGTTCGAATGCCAAAGAAGCCGACGCACTGGCCCTGGGGGCTAACCGTCTGCTGGTTAGCGCCGACAGCGATGCCATGGCGCAGGCACACGATCATTTCGATTTAATCATCGATACCGTGCCGGTGAAACATGACGTCACGCCGTACCTGCCGTTGCTGGATGTGGACGGCACGCTGGTGCTGGTCGGGCAGGTCGGGCCGATGGACGAGTTCAACACCGTTCCGCTGCTTTTAGGCCGTCGTCGCGTGGCCGGTTCGCCAATCGGCGGGATCCGCGAAACTCAGGAAATGCTCGATTTCTGTGCTGAGAAAAACATTCTGCCGGATTGCGAAATGATCCGTATGGATGAAATCAACGAAGCGTTCGAGCGCATGGAAAAAGCGGACGTGCGTTATCGTTTCGTGATTGATATGGCTTCTCTGGATGCGCCTGCGACAGTCTGA
- a CDS encoding TetR/AcrR family transcriptional regulator has translation MSTSDSSPQSARDRLLGAARVLFYNDGIAATGIDAIIKRAGVAKKSLYNNFESKAELVATYIEIRHDEWLQLYASRLENAVTAKEKVLAVFQAYDDHAEFSYEHGFRGCGLLNAAAELPAGAPGRVAVRGHKEQVEAIVTAHLCELFPADEAKAQLMARHFSFLLEGAISRAGLEGNGRCVRQAMAMAAEMMEAS, from the coding sequence ATGTCCACATCAGACTCTTCACCGCAAAGCGCCCGCGACCGCCTTCTGGGCGCAGCACGCGTACTGTTTTATAACGACGGCATCGCCGCCACTGGTATCGACGCCATTATTAAAAGAGCCGGTGTGGCGAAAAAAAGCCTCTACAACAATTTCGAATCCAAAGCCGAACTGGTGGCGACGTACATTGAAATCCGTCACGACGAATGGTTGCAGCTTTACGCCAGCAGACTGGAAAACGCGGTCACGGCGAAAGAGAAAGTGCTGGCCGTTTTTCAGGCTTACGACGATCACGCTGAGTTTTCTTACGAACACGGATTCAGGGGCTGCGGATTGCTGAACGCCGCGGCTGAACTGCCCGCCGGTGCGCCCGGACGCGTTGCCGTGCGCGGACACAAAGAACAGGTGGAAGCGATCGTGACCGCGCATCTTTGCGAACTGTTCCCGGCTGACGAAGCCAAAGCACAGCTGATGGCGCGCCATTTCTCGTTTCTTCTGGAAGGCGCGATCTCCCGTGCCGGACTGGAAGGCAATGGCCGGTGCGTGCGTCAGGCAATGGCAATGGCCGCTGAAATGATGGAGGCGTCATGA
- a CDS encoding FUSC family protein — MKWLTKNALLFSVKTCIAAFLALYIALELNLDKPAWSMVSVYVISQLYSASTLSKATYRFLGTVLGGVFIFLVYPFTVTDPVLFSLSVSLWVAFCLYLSLHDRTPKGYVFMLAGYSAAIMGFADVDTPMSITYTVISRVEEITVAIVCSTLIHMLVFPVRMRNLLENSVNNWYESAKKLCNELLTVTAKDPLPEREHILVQMANYPLSVETLITHCVFEGDSARRLIRLVMAQYQHLSYLIPTLTAIEKRLNLLAEQQIPFPDFVSETFSQFLLWLNSAELSGNAQGIQAEIRASQARIKNLYESGEMTPEEGLLFTGLLERLQNFVHITESYYGVTERVTQFSKEKKRSKIKLGLRKHIDEGMILLSAFCAFTATMIGCLFWIGTGWRDGASAPMMAAVICSFFASLDSPIASMKVFLKGVLIAIVISVIYAVIFIPMAITFESLIICLAPGLLALGLVIANPSTNFIGLIIATQIPGFIGMGHDFKPDVLVIVNAAISTIVGIMIALLTTALIRNKRPSWTAKRALRKGIKELLQFTSEIKINASSLRGRQQYVASMLDKVNIILPRNKADPSPKVALGGNLITEIWLGVNCYDFYARHQDVLKNHNVETEVLMYEINNYIKKRLKNIYIGPPDSLLNALNQALLRLEALCRADIELFTPLFHLFNIRMALYPTARWPELA; from the coding sequence ATGAAATGGTTAACAAAAAATGCGCTCTTGTTCTCAGTCAAAACCTGTATTGCGGCATTTTTAGCCTTATATATAGCCCTCGAACTCAATCTCGATAAACCGGCCTGGTCGATGGTGTCGGTGTACGTCATCTCACAGCTTTATTCTGCGTCAACACTTTCCAAAGCCACGTACCGCTTTCTCGGCACCGTGCTGGGCGGCGTTTTTATCTTTCTGGTCTATCCGTTTACGGTCACCGACCCGGTGCTGTTCAGCCTCAGCGTGTCGCTGTGGGTGGCATTTTGCCTGTATCTTTCGCTGCATGACCGCACGCCGAAAGGCTACGTTTTTATGCTGGCGGGCTACAGCGCGGCGATCATGGGATTTGCCGACGTCGATACCCCGATGTCGATCACTTATACGGTGATTTCGCGTGTCGAAGAAATCACCGTGGCGATTGTATGCAGTACGCTGATCCACATGCTGGTGTTTCCGGTGCGCATGCGCAATTTGCTGGAGAACAGCGTCAACAACTGGTACGAAAGTGCCAAAAAGCTGTGCAATGAATTACTGACCGTCACCGCTAAAGATCCGCTGCCGGAGCGGGAACATATTCTGGTGCAGATGGCTAACTATCCGCTTAGCGTGGAAACGCTGATTACGCACTGCGTGTTTGAAGGGGATTCTGCCCGCAGGCTGATCCGCCTGGTGATGGCACAGTATCAGCATTTGTCGTATCTGATCCCCACGCTGACGGCCATCGAAAAGCGTCTGAATCTGCTGGCCGAACAGCAAATCCCGTTTCCTGATTTTGTCTCAGAGACGTTCAGCCAGTTTCTGCTGTGGCTGAACAGCGCCGAACTCAGCGGTAATGCGCAGGGCATTCAGGCGGAAATCCGTGCGTCGCAGGCCCGCATCAAAAATCTTTATGAAAGTGGCGAAATGACGCCGGAAGAAGGGCTGCTGTTCACCGGCCTGCTTGAGCGTTTGCAAAACTTTGTTCACATCACTGAATCGTATTACGGCGTAACCGAGCGGGTGACACAGTTCAGTAAAGAGAAAAAGCGCAGCAAAATAAAACTGGGGCTCAGGAAGCATATTGATGAAGGGATGATTTTACTTTCTGCGTTTTGCGCCTTCACCGCCACCATGATTGGCTGCCTGTTCTGGATAGGCACCGGCTGGCGCGACGGGGCATCTGCGCCGATGATGGCAGCGGTTATCTGTTCGTTCTTTGCCTCGCTCGACAGCCCGATTGCCTCGATGAAAGTCTTTTTGAAAGGGGTGCTGATCGCCATCGTTATCAGCGTGATTTACGCGGTGATCTTCATCCCGATGGCGATCACCTTTGAGTCGCTGATTATCTGTCTGGCACCCGGTTTGCTGGCGCTTGGGCTGGTCATTGCTAATCCTTCGACCAATTTTATCGGCCTGATTATCGCCACGCAGATCCCGGGTTTTATCGGCATGGGGCATGATTTTAAACCTGACGTGCTGGTGATTGTGAATGCGGCGATTTCGACGATTGTCGGGATAATGATTGCGCTGCTGACCACCGCGCTTATCCGTAATAAGCGGCCTTCATGGACGGCCAAACGTGCGCTGCGCAAAGGCATCAAAGAGCTATTACAGTTCACCAGCGAAATCAAAATCAATGCGTCTTCGCTGCGCGGAAGGCAGCAATACGTCGCCAGTATGCTGGATAAAGTGAACATTATTTTGCCGCGTAACAAAGCGGATCCGTCACCCAAAGTGGCGCTGGGCGGGAATCTGATCACCGAAATCTGGCTGGGCGTGAACTGCTATGATTTTTATGCCCGGCATCAGGACGTATTGAAAAATCATAACGTTGAAACGGAAGTGCTGATGTATGAGATTAATAATTACATCAAAAAGCGGCTGAAAAATATCTACATCGGACCGCCGGATTCGTTGCTCAATGCGCTGAATCAGGCGCTGCTGCGGCTTGAAGCGTTATGTCGTGCGGACATCGAACTGTTCACGCCGCTGTTCCATCTGTTCAACATCCGTATGGCGCTGTACCCGACCGCACGCTGGCCGGAACTGGCGTAA
- a CDS encoding ash family protein: MHVSMVAQRGQSPDWPASVVPGSANSV, from the coding sequence ATGCACGTCTCAATGGTGGCTCAGAGGGGGCAGTCTCCGGACTGGCCGGCATCCGTTGTGCCCGGTAGTGCAAACTCCGTCTGA
- a CDS encoding LysR family transcriptional regulator gives MQIEDLRIFVAVIKAGSFTAAAEQLLLSKQYVSRRMAALEAGLNARLLNRNTRKLSVTESGQLFAGHAQRILDDIEEAERAVSQKRQVLQGSYRLSIPMSFGISHLSPLIAEFLRQHPAIQFQVDLVDRYVDLVGEGFDIALRIGNLADSSLVARRLGELKRVICCSPQYLERMGTPQTPEDLLQHQCLRYGREGQTGWELDHNGKRRLFEVRGPIVSNNGEVLRDAAVAGLGLVLLPEFIVGPALQYGALVRVLDDFHPGALDLHAIYPQHRQRSEVTRVFLDFLQERLKAQRVSAA, from the coding sequence ATGCAGATAGAAGATCTTCGTATTTTCGTCGCGGTGATTAAAGCCGGAAGTTTCACTGCCGCTGCCGAACAGCTGTTGTTGTCGAAACAGTACGTCAGCCGCCGTATGGCCGCACTGGAAGCGGGGCTGAATGCCCGTTTGCTTAACCGTAATACCCGCAAACTGTCGGTGACCGAATCCGGTCAGCTGTTTGCCGGACACGCGCAGCGCATCCTCGACGATATAGAAGAAGCGGAGCGGGCGGTGTCGCAAAAGCGCCAGGTGTTGCAGGGGTCTTACCGCCTGAGTATTCCGATGTCATTTGGTATCAGCCATCTTTCACCGCTAATTGCCGAATTTCTGAGGCAGCATCCGGCCATTCAGTTTCAGGTGGATCTGGTGGACCGGTATGTCGATCTGGTCGGTGAAGGCTTTGATATTGCGCTGCGTATCGGCAATCTGGCCGATTCTTCGCTGGTGGCACGCCGTCTCGGTGAGCTGAAACGGGTGATATGTTGCAGCCCGCAGTATCTGGAACGCATGGGGACGCCGCAAACGCCGGAAGACCTGCTGCAACATCAGTGTCTGCGTTATGGCCGTGAAGGGCAGACGGGCTGGGAGCTGGATCATAACGGCAAGCGCCGGTTATTCGAAGTGCGCGGCCCGATTGTCAGCAACAACGGCGAAGTGCTGCGCGATGCTGCCGTGGCCGGACTCGGGCTGGTGTTATTGCCAGAATTCATCGTCGGACCGGCGTTGCAGTATGGCGCACTGGTGCGGGTACTGGACGATTTCCACCCCGGCGCGCTGGATCTGCATGCCATTTATCCGCAGCATCGTCAGCGCAGCGAAGTCACCCGCGTGTTTCTGGACTTTTTACAGGAGCGGCTTAAAGCGCAGCGCGTCTCTGCGGCGTGA
- a CDS encoding FimD/PapC N-terminal domain-containing protein yields the protein MDNNNIKNRQDKDNTRRKGDKRKSGALNSKAAARSFLLKPLSFFILLSLPGLAFSAETFNAEMLKAVGDGGDMKNVNLDYFAEKGGQMPGTYQVDIYLNNQQVDSRNVEFVSLPDAPGKLYGAVTPAEMAEYGVKLDAFPDLKAVAPDAQLTKPLSAYVPQATENLDINRKRYDITVPQIGVNMRPRNSVDLKRWDNGIAAFMLNYSYSGSTTQRDDSGQSKSNFVNLRSGANLGAWRLRNYSTYSDQYTEGTHGGDDTNTRDFESINTYVQRDVRFLQGGQLTLGEYSTPADVFDSIQFTGAQLASDDQMLPDSMSQFAPTVRGMAVVLLIGGVNNAMALGVCSYLSRQPLITVNMNVTSQQDWPNGFVIGGVAYSTAYKVAENCSGEYQMTKTMNTAVYPSSTSTIFKSGVEGVGIRLTIGGTPVSTGANQTSGNGDGSSPINLQNVDVELIKTGDIVPGSVTPGELATVEMKDSAGTRQVLTINIGSVNIKQASCEITGSSAIPVPMGDVMKEDFQGKNSTLKPQNINIPLQCSAQTRVNINFDAKSSQGNGIIDLTAGGAEGVGIQLKLNSTPVIFNKTLFVAQATEQGAFNIPLTAAYIQTADDIAPGSANAVANFTVTYE from the coding sequence ATGGATAATAACAATATTAAAAATCGTCAGGACAAAGACAACACCAGAAGAAAAGGTGATAAAAGAAAGAGCGGCGCACTAAACAGTAAAGCTGCTGCCCGCTCTTTTTTATTAAAACCCTTATCCTTTTTCATATTGTTATCTCTTCCCGGATTGGCTTTCTCCGCTGAAACGTTTAACGCGGAAATGCTTAAGGCCGTCGGTGATGGCGGCGATATGAAAAACGTCAATCTGGATTATTTCGCCGAAAAGGGCGGGCAGATGCCCGGCACTTATCAGGTGGATATCTATCTGAATAACCAGCAGGTCGACTCACGCAACGTCGAGTTTGTCAGCCTGCCGGATGCGCCAGGTAAACTCTACGGGGCAGTCACCCCGGCGGAGATGGCAGAGTACGGCGTCAAGCTGGACGCATTTCCGGATCTGAAAGCCGTTGCACCTGATGCACAGCTGACAAAGCCACTGAGTGCCTATGTGCCGCAGGCCACTGAAAATCTTGATATAAACCGCAAGCGTTATGACATTACCGTACCGCAAATCGGCGTAAATATGCGCCCGCGCAACTCGGTTGATCTGAAGCGCTGGGATAACGGTATCGCCGCCTTTATGCTCAATTACAGCTATTCCGGCTCTACCACGCAGCGCGACGACAGCGGTCAGTCAAAGAGTAACTTCGTTAACCTGCGCAGCGGGGCTAACCTCGGCGCATGGCGTCTGCGTAACTACTCGACTTACAGCGACCAATATACCGAAGGGACTCACGGTGGCGATGACACCAATACCCGTGACTTCGAATCAATTAATACCTACGTGCAGCGTGACGTGCGTTTCCTGCAGGGCGGGCAACTGACGCTGGGCGAATATTCCACGCCCGCCGACGTGTTTGACAGCATCCAGTTTACCGGTGCGCAACTGGCCTCCGATGACCAGATGCTGCCGGACTCCATGAGCCAGTTTGCGCCGACAGTGCGCGGCATGGCTGTCGTGTTATTGATCGGGGGCGTGAATAATGCCATGGCGCTGGGTGTGTGTAGTTATCTTTCCAGACAGCCACTGATTACGGTAAACATGAACGTGACTTCACAGCAGGACTGGCCAAATGGATTCGTCATCGGGGGAGTGGCTTACAGTACAGCCTACAAAGTGGCTGAGAATTGTTCGGGCGAGTATCAAATGACGAAAACAATGAATACCGCTGTCTACCCTTCCTCCACCTCCACGATATTTAAAAGCGGTGTCGAGGGCGTGGGTATCCGGCTCACGATAGGCGGTACCCCTGTGTCTACGGGGGCTAATCAGACCAGTGGTAACGGTGACGGTTCGAGCCCGATTAATCTGCAGAATGTTGACGTTGAACTCATCAAAACAGGGGATATCGTTCCCGGCTCTGTGACTCCCGGAGAGTTAGCCACCGTTGAGATGAAAGACAGCGCAGGGACAAGACAGGTATTAACTATAAATATAGGCTCGGTTAATATTAAGCAAGCTTCCTGCGAAATCACCGGTTCCAGTGCTATCCCTGTCCCAATGGGCGATGTGATGAAAGAAGATTTTCAGGGCAAAAACTCAACGCTGAAACCCCAAAATATCAATATCCCTCTGCAATGCAGCGCGCAAACCAGGGTGAATATCAATTTTGATGCGAAGTCATCACAAGGCAACGGCATCATTGACCTGACGGCGGGCGGAGCAGAAGGTGTGGGCATTCAGCTGAAACTAAACAGCACGCCGGTGATATTTAACAAGACTCTGTTTGTGGCACAGGCCACCGAACAAGGTGCATTTAACATCCCGCTGACCGCGGCCTATATACAAACTGCCGATGATATTGCACCTGGTTCAGCCAATGCGGTGGCGAACTTTACCGTCACCTACGAATAA
- a CDS encoding DMT family transporter has product MIVARRERMLGILAVLFASVLWGSTGTAATFAPDVSPLAIGAVAMGLGGLLQALISAKGIIASRHRFSQNWRMLLTGALAVGIYPLAFYASMHLAGVTVGTVISIGSAPLLSALIEYSLDGQRLSRRWMTGAAIGVAGMILLCVAESAGHAATGQGSGVIAGIGLGLLAGLTYALYSWAARHLMQRGIGSRAAMGATFGLGGLFLMPVLFVTGGPLLASWNNAAVGAYMALIPMFVGYVCFGYALARIPASMATTITLLEPAVAAVLAVLIVGERLPALGWTGIGLVVLCLVFITVPLKRRGSLPVSA; this is encoded by the coding sequence ATGATCGTCGCCCGCAGGGAACGCATGCTGGGGATCCTCGCCGTTTTGTTCGCATCCGTTTTATGGGGATCGACCGGCACCGCCGCGACCTTTGCGCCTGACGTCAGTCCGCTGGCGATCGGTGCGGTGGCAATGGGATTGGGCGGATTATTGCAGGCGCTGATTTCCGCCAAAGGCATAATTGCCAGCCGCCACCGGTTTAGCCAGAACTGGCGCATGTTACTGACCGGCGCGCTGGCGGTGGGTATTTATCCGCTGGCATTTTACGCCTCCATGCATCTGGCCGGTGTCACGGTGGGTACGGTAATTTCCATTGGTTCCGCCCCGCTGTTATCAGCGCTGATTGAGTATTCGCTCGACGGGCAACGTCTTTCACGCCGCTGGATGACCGGCGCTGCCATCGGCGTGGCGGGCATGATTTTACTGTGCGTGGCGGAAAGTGCCGGTCATGCGGCAACCGGTCAGGGTTCCGGCGTCATTGCCGGGATCGGGCTCGGGCTGCTTGCCGGTCTGACTTACGCACTCTATTCCTGGGCGGCACGCCATCTCATGCAGCGGGGAATAGGCTCCCGCGCCGCGATGGGCGCCACCTTCGGACTCGGCGGCCTGTTCCTGATGCCGGTGCTGTTTGTCACCGGCGGCCCGCTGCTGGCGTCGTGGAATAATGCAGCGGTCGGCGCTTACATGGCGCTGATCCCGATGTTCGTAGGGTACGTCTGTTTCGGCTATGCGCTGGCGCGGATCCCGGCGAGTATGGCGACCACCATCACCCTGCTGGAACCGGCTGTGGCGGCGGTATTAGCGGTGCTGATTGTCGGCGAAAGATTGCCCGCGCTCGGCTGGACGGGAATCGGACTGGTGGTGCTGTGCCTGGTTTTCATCACCGTACCGCTGAAAAGACGCGGATCGCTGCCCGTTTCTGCATAA